TGTCGTACTTGTCCCTCGCATTTACATCTGCCCCTGCGATGAGAAGTGCCCTCACACAATCTACCCTTCCCATCCCGGCCGCATACATGAGCGCAGTTGATCCGTTGTCGGCGCGCGCATTCACATCTTCGCCCGACTCTATTGCAGCATTTAATGCGCTCAGATCGCCATCTGTGGCAGCCTTGAAAATGGTCATTGCAGGGTGCCCTCCCAACGTGTTTACCGCTCGGTCGCAGCACGCGCCTTTAGGGCTTCGCCTTCGCGATCTTCCCCTCGAACCGAGCCTTGTCCTCGTATGCGCCTAGGCGCCTGGCGACGGATTCGAAATCTTGAGACAGAGCGCGTATATTCGCCTGCTTTTTCTTAGTCTTTGGCGATCTTACTTTGGCCATGAGCAAGCAAGCTCAAATTCCCGACTACGAATACGTAGCATATATAGACGAGGCAGGCGATCTCGGTCTTAAGCGGTTGCGTCCCAAGCATCGCTGGGGGCGAGCGAATGGTTTGTCTTGGGGGCCGCAGTCGTTTCTAGGGCCAACGAGGAAGCGGTCAATACTTGGGTTCAGGACATTCTCGAAACCGTTCGCGGCAAGCAAATTCCAGGGCAGCGCCAGGTACTTCATTTTCGGCAATTAAACGACATGCACACGCGCCAGCATTAGCTCTGGGTTTGTCAAAGACAATATCGCCGATATTTTTCCGTCGCGCCGCCGGCGGTCCGGGCCTAAAGCCTTTGCCAGCCGTCCCGGCCCAAAGCTTCCATCGGCTTGAAGCGGGTCTTGTAGGCCATCTTCTCGCTGCCCTCGACCCAATAGCCGAGATAGACATGCGGCAAGCCGCGGCTGCGCGCATCGCGGATGTGGTCGAGGATCATGTAGGTGCCGAGGCTGCGTGCATCCTCGCCGGGATGGAAGAAGCTATAGACCATCGAGACGCCGTCGCGCAGCACATCGGTCAGCGCGCAGGCGATCAGCGGCCCGGGGGTGCCGTTCGTGCTGTGGCGGCGGTATTCCACGATCTGGGTATCGACCGGGGTCTCCTCGACCATCGCGACATAATCGAACAGGCCCATGTCCGACATGCCGCCGCCGGCGTGCCGCGAGTCGAGATAGGTGCGGAGCAGGGCGAACTGCTCCCGCGTCGCCTCGGCCACGACCTCGCTGCGGACGAGATCCGCGTTGCGTCTCTCCACGCGCTTGAAGTTGCGCGAGGGCTCGAATTCGTTGACCAGGATGCGGACGGAGACACAGGCGGAGCAGCCTTCGCAGGCGGGCCGATACGCGATGGACTGGCTGCGGCGGAAGCCGGAATGGGTAAGGGCCTCGCTCAAGGGCTGGGCTAAGGCGCCGGACAGCCGGGCGAACACTTTGCGCTCGATATGGCCGGGCAGGTAAGGGCAGGGCCCGCCGGGCGTCAGGAAAAATTGTGGAACGCGTGCATTATGCTGATCGGTCACGTCTCGGTCCGGCCTCCCCACGGGAGGACTATGACAAAACTCCGGGGCGGGGCGCCAGCCCGCTTTCGCATTACAGTTGATGGCCCGGCGGCACGGGCGGCGCCTCGCGCAACAGGACGATGCTGAGCCGGCGGTTGGCGGAGGCGTTGGGGTCCTCGGGCAGCAGCGGTTCGGACCCGGCCTTGCCGGCGACCTCGTAGATGCGGTCCTGGACCAGGCCGCCGGAGGTCAGGAGCGACCGGGCCGCATTGGCGCGTGCCGAAGAGAGTTCCCAGTTCGTCATCCCGCTCGGCCCCTCGAACGTCGTCGCTTCGGTATGGCCGCTGATCGAGACCCGGTTGGGCAGCCGGTCGATGATTCGGCCGATCTCGGCCAGGAGGCGCTTGGTATAGGGCATGGGCTCCGACGTGCCCTGCTGGAACATCGGGCGGCCATCCTGGTCGACGAGCTGGATGCGCAGCCCTTCGGGCGTGTTGTCGATCATGACCTGCTTGGAAAGCGTGGCGATGTCGGGGTTGTCCTGGATCGCCTGATGGATCGCCTCGGCGGCATGGGCGAAATCGCCGTCCTGCGACGAGGCCGTGCCATGGCCGTCCGCGCTGTCGGTGGCGCCCTGGCTGTTGGCGCTGGCCGCGCCGCCATGGACGGTGCCCGCCTGCGACGAGTGAGTCGGGTTGGCGGGGGAGGAAGGGCTGTTCCTCTGGAAGACGGAGGCCGCGCCGCCCGCCTTGGAGCTGTCCTCGCCCATGACCTTGCCGCCCATCACGCCGCCGGCGCCCGAGACGGTCTGGGCGATGCTCTGCGGCGCGAAATAGTCGGCGATGCCGCGCTTCTGCTCGGGCGTCGTGGTGTTGATCAGCCACATGAGCAGGAAGAAGGCCATCATCGCGGTGACGAAGTCGGCATAGGCGACCTTCCACGCGCCGCCGTGATGGCCGCCGTGACCGCCCTTCTTGATGCGCTTGATGATGACCGCGCCGTCGCTGGCCATAGCCCGAATCCCGCTTTATTACCCTCGTTGGACGGGTGAGACGGTCTTTTCGCCGCCCCATGCCTCGCCTAACGTGCCCTGGAACCATGCCTTATGGCGCCTTAACCGAGTGTGAAACGCGATGACTTTCGATACCCGGGCTTTCCGCAATGCGCTGGGCTCCTTCCCGACCGGAGTCGCCGTCGTGACCACGGCGGTGAGCGCGGAGCATCATCTCGGCATCACGGTCAATTCCTTCACCTCGGTCTCGCTGGATCCGCCGCTGGTGCTGTGGTGCATGGACAAGAAGTCGGACCGCTATCATGCGTTCAGCAAGGCGAAGTCCTACACCGTCAGCATCCTGGGCACGGCGCATCAGGAGGTGTCGTCGCGGCTTGCCAAGCAGGGCAATCACAGCCTCGACGGCATCGCGCTGCGCGCGACCAAGCTGGGACCGCCGGCACTGGCCGACGCCTTGGCATTCTTCGAATGCGAAGCGGAGAGCGTGCACGACGCCGGCGATCATGCGATCCTGATCGGACGGGTGGTCGATTTCTCGCGCCATGAGGAGGGCGCGCCGCTGGTCTTCTTCCGCGGCAAGTATGGCGCGCTGGCACAGGCGGGCTGACATCCGGACAGGCGGTCGCCGCGACACCGTTCGAGGACTGATCGAGTCGATGCCAATGCCGTGCTGCGATCGGCACGTGGCCGGCCATTTTACCCAAGCCCGCGCATGGCGGTACTGCCAGCAGCAACTTGAGCGGAAACGCGGTGCCGAGCGGCGCCGCCGTCACTGTTTTCCATCTCCGCGCCGCCCGCGTTTCCCCGCCCGAAAACCAGGGTTTTGAAAGCGTGTGGGATGCAAAAATGACGCTCTTTGCTGGGAAAAGCGGCTGTCATCTTAGCTTCACAAAACCGTCACTGCGCCGTCGCGCGGCGCTGCGAAGACCGCGCCGGGCAGAGGGCGCGGCGTATTTTGACGTTCCTCTCCAAACCAATTTGAGAGAGGGTCTCTATGAAGGGGAAGTCGTTGTTGATGGCCGGTGTTGCGGTCG
The nucleotide sequence above comes from Rhizomicrobium sp.. Encoded proteins:
- a CDS encoding ankyrin repeat domain-containing protein; the encoded protein is MTIFKAATDGDLSALNAAIESGEDVNARADNGSTALMYAAGMGRVDCVRALLIAGADVNARDKYDSTALKLARTSPFRHSDDDIRYTDIELQLLKAGAK
- a CDS encoding arginyltransferase; translation: MTDQHNARVPQFFLTPGGPCPYLPGHIERKVFARLSGALAQPLSEALTHSGFRRSQSIAYRPACEGCSACVSVRILVNEFEPSRNFKRVERRNADLVRSEVVAEATREQFALLRTYLDSRHAGGGMSDMGLFDYVAMVEETPVDTQIVEYRRHSTNGTPGPLIACALTDVLRDGVSMVYSFFHPGEDARSLGTYMILDHIRDARSRGLPHVYLGYWVEGSEKMAYKTRFKPMEALGRDGWQRL
- a CDS encoding flavin reductase family protein; translated protein: MTFDTRAFRNALGSFPTGVAVVTTAVSAEHHLGITVNSFTSVSLDPPLVLWCMDKKSDRYHAFSKAKSYTVSILGTAHQEVSSRLAKQGNHSLDGIALRATKLGPPALADALAFFECEAESVHDAGDHAILIGRVVDFSRHEEGAPLVFFRGKYGALAQAG
- a CDS encoding flagellar motor protein MotB, giving the protein MASDGAVIIKRIKKGGHGGHHGGAWKVAYADFVTAMMAFFLLMWLINTTTPEQKRGIADYFAPQSIAQTVSGAGGVMGGKVMGEDSSKAGGAASVFQRNSPSSPANPTHSSQAGTVHGGAASANSQGATDSADGHGTASSQDGDFAHAAEAIHQAIQDNPDIATLSKQVMIDNTPEGLRIQLVDQDGRPMFQQGTSEPMPYTKRLLAEIGRIIDRLPNRVSISGHTEATTFEGPSGMTNWELSSARANAARSLLTSGGLVQDRIYEVAGKAGSEPLLPEDPNASANRRLSIVLLREAPPVPPGHQL